Genomic segment of Halarchaeum grantii:
CGAGCGAACTTCGAGATGAGAAGTGAAGCATCACCTCCGAGTGGTCACCGACGCCGAAGCGTCCAGACGATTTCCTCAATAATCTGGTCGAGAAGTGCGTCGGTGATTCGGCCCTGCCACGGATCGTCGATCGCGGCGTAGTCCGGTGGTGCTTGGATATTCGTGGCGCGTGGCGTATGGAGCGAGAGCGGAAGGATGTAGGATTGCTCGGGAGTGCCACCCAGCTCCCAATAGTGGTCGTAGAGTGGATGCGCGACGGCGTGGTCCGTCGTCGTGAGCGTACACCCAACAAACTGCTCATCTTCAAACGGGTGAGTTCGGGTACTGACGATGCAGAACATCCGGGAGACGTTCGCGCCGTTCTTGAACGGGTCGACCGTCCAGACGACGTCTCCCGGCTGGTAGTCACGGCCAGCTGCCTGCATCAGTGGTCCGAGGACTGCTGGGCAGCACGGTTCTCGCCGGACTGCTCCTCGTCGTCCGTCTCTGAGGGGTGTAGCTGATCCGGTTGTGCGTCCGCCCACGCCTCTGCCTCCTCCTCACTCGCGATAAGAGGCCCATGCTCAAGTGTGAGCGTCGAGAGGAGATCGGAGAACCGAATCGCTTCCGCAACCCGACTGAGGTCGCGGGTGAGCGCCCAATGGTGCTTGCGGTGCCGAACGAGCCCTCTCTCCTTGAGCCGTGAGAGGTTCGACCCGACCGTGTTCGGATTGCGGTCGATCGCGGTCGCGATTTCACTCCGAGTGAACGCGGCATCGCGGTTCTCGAGGAGAAACTCGATGATGAGTTCAGCGGTCGTCCGCTCCGCCTCCTCGCCGTCTTCAAACTCCTCGATATCGATCGGCATACCGCCTAGTACGGTGTGCTGGTGGATAAGTGTGCGGGTGAATGGGTGTGCTTCCTGCACGGTCCAGTTTATCGAGCCACCCGAGAGGGCGGAGGCATTCAGTGATGAGCGATACACCAGATCCAGAGATTCACCATCAAGCAGCGTTCAGTGACGATGGCGGGCTTGAAGTCCAGGAGTCGAGCGTCGAAACGTCTCTCGAGGATTTCGGCGCCGACGTCGACCATCGCGACCGTGAATCCCGACGCGATCGACCTGAGGCTAGCGAGTTCGGCGTCGACGACCGCCCCGAAGTACAAGACTCAAGTGAGTATGACGAGCAGGCCGCGCTCTTCCCCGACACCGACGACGACCAGCAGACGCTCACCGGCGAAAACGCCGCGACACGCTGTCTCTTCGACGACTGATCACGATCCGATTGACAACCAGTATCTGATTAACCAACAGAAAACCTGAGGTGATACAAATTGTTGGTTAATTAGTCCTCGGGATACCCGTCAGCTTCGACGAGCTCGATAACGTCCCAGACCGTGAGGACAGAGATGTAGTCCTCGTAGTACGTATTCGAGAGAATCGCTCGAATTGTTGCTTCCGCGTTCCGGTCGTCCATGACGATTCCGATGGAGTCGTAGGCAGTCGAGGCGAGGAGCATGATTGCGGTGCCGGCGAGGCCAGCATCGGTCTTCCGCAATTCGTCTGGTGGCACATGCTCAATGTCGGCGAGACGTTGCTGGATGCGGTCCATCACGACTGCCGCCGTCGGACCATCATAGACACTCACACCCTCTTGCACGGGCTGGGCGGTGCTAATCCAGGACTCGGACTGCGCCTTGTGCAGCCAATCGGCACTGATCCAGCCCTGCTGCTCCTCGATTTCTTCGCAAACACGCTGACTCAGATAGAGCTGGATCCCGTTGCTCTTGACGTGATTTATGAAGGCCTGATAGCGATCGTGGCCAGGGCCGCCGAGCGTCCGGAGAAAGCTCGTATCCAAGACGAGTGCATTTGGCAGGGGCGAAATCGCGCTCACGCGTCAACAACGTAGGGAGCGTCAGCGATCGTTCGCTCGTGGACGTCATCGCCATGGTTGGGGAATGCAGGGTCAACCGGACTAATGCGACCGATGATCGCTTCGATGGCCTGTGAGACTGCGATACCTGCGGCAGCGGGAACATCAAGCGCCGCAGCAATGCCACGGCGTGTCTGCTCACCCCGAAGATACGCGTCCGTCTCACCGACCGCGTTGAGTAACGCCGCGTCCCCATAGCGCTCGCGGAAATACGCGATATCGTCGTTGGCCGTGCTTGCCCCATAGACCGCAATGATGACCGGTGAGACGACGAGTTCGCCGGTCTCTGTCTCCCACGTCCCGACGACTGGCTCGACCGTCCAGAGCGCGGCGCCGTCCTCGTACTCATCACGTTCCTCGGCGACGCCGAGCTCAGCCAGCTCGTTCGCGTACTTGTACGCAGTGCTCTTCACGATACCCTGGCGGTCCATCGCTCGTTTCACCGTCGTCGGCGAGTTCAGGAGGAGATCAGTGTAGAAGTAGGCGAGATCGGCGTCTGTTAGGAGTCGCTGCACAGCGAAAAACATCGAGACGCCCGACTCGTCACGTCCGACGTCTCCAATCGGTGCACCAGCCATTGTAGTCCATAGTACGCGAACTAGAGACTAAAGGATTGCGCTGCCGCGAACAGGTTTGTTGGCCCCGGGAGGGGTGCGGGCGCGCCCGCGAGGCGCGTCGTCGCGATCACATCCATGAGTGACGCACAAACAGAGGCAGCAGTCGCGTTCGAGGATTCGAGCTCGCGAAGTGAATCGATGACCGAGACGATCGAGGCGTGGGTTGAGGACCTCATCACGCACGTCGAGGAGGCACGCGGAAGCGAGGCGTTCCAAGAGTGGCTGGACGTACAGAGTCGGTTCCACGACTACTCCTACCGAAACACTCTCCTGATCACCCTCCAGTGTCCGGAGGCGACGAAGGTCGCGGGCTACCGAGCGTGGCAAGAGGAGTTCGACCGATACGTCCAGGAAGGCGAGAGCGCCATCTGGATCTGGGCACCCATCATTACGAAGCAATGCCCGGAGTGCGAGAACTCGCCGAACTACCACGAACGGAGTGATTGTGAGTACGACGAGACGCCACCGGAGGAGTGGTCAGAGGGACTCGTCGGCTTTCGGCCGGCATCGGTCTTCGACGTCTCGCAGACCGAAGGTGAGCCACTCCCCGAACTCGAGACGGCGGCGACCGGCGACGCCGGCGACCTCGTCGCAGTCCTCGAAGACGCAGCTTCGGAACTCGACGTCGAGGTGCGCATCGTCGACGCCGACGAGTGGATCCATGGGCAGGCAGAGGGTATCTGCAAGCCACGTCAGTCAGACGAATCACCACTTGTTGAGGTTCGTGGTCGTGCGAATGAGGCTGACCTCGCGGTGACGCTCGTCCACGAACTCGCACACGCCCTCCTCCATGGCGCCATCAGCGACCCACTGGCGCGCTCCGAGCAGGAACTCGAAGCCGAGGCCGTCGCATACATCGTCGGCCGCCACTGTGACCTTGACACAAGCAATTCGTCGTTCTACCTCGCTGCTTGGGCCGGCGACGATCCTGAGGCAATCCGGGAGCGATTCGGCCGAATCAGCCGGACAGCCCAACAGCTCATCGACGTCGTTGATTCTGAAACCGCATAGCGACCCAAACGCCTCACACTAGAAGACGTCCTTTTCAGTCAACTATCCAATAGTAGTGAGCGCGAATGGTAGTGCACACTACGCCGCCAGTAAACATGGGGTTATCGGGCTGACTCGACGGGCGACCGTTGATTACGCTGACGACGGCATTCGCTTCAACGCCGTCTGTCCTGGCGTGATCGACACGCCGATGGTCCAACAGGCGGGTGAGGATAATGCTGAGGAGATGGACCGCATCACTGCAGGAATTCCTGCAAGGCGACTCGGTGAACCCGACGAGATAGCCGATACTGTCGTCTGGCTCTGTTCTGAGGACGCATCCTACGTGATGGGGCAACCGATAATTGTCGACGGTGGATTGCTCGTCCAATAGCAGGAACATTTGACCGGGATGAGTGTTCTGCTGCCGTTTTGGCAACGGCGGAGTACGCTCTCAGGCCCACCAAAGTCCGGCTTATTTCAACCTTCTTTTGTCGGGAATCCTACATCTAGAGAGCCAGAAGCAACTGTCTATCTCTGCCGCAAGAGGATCTACACCTCTGTCCGGGTCTCGTGGCGCACCTGTTATAGAAGTGCAGGCGCAAAATCCACAACTTCAGTCGTGGTTTTGCGCCGTAAGCTTGACTGGTCAACTAACCCTCGCGATCTTTGTGCGCAGAGAACCGGCAACTGACTCGGTGTTTGCCACGGCGAGAGCCGGAATCAAACAAGTCAGCTGACCGCACCACCCGACACAAAATCTAAGTACTACACGAGGGGAGAATCGATATTAGCGACCGCACTCCCCACCAATGTGGCAGATGCCGCGTACATCGTGGCAATGGGCTGTTCGATTGATGAGCTCGTGCCGGACGGCTGGGACGAAACGGCCGAACGGTGGGAGATTGAAGATCCGAGAGATGACGATTTAGATGCCGGTCGGAATCAGCGCGACGAAATCCGGCGTCGCGTCGGAGAGTCCTTTGATCGAATCGGGCTGTCGAATGAGTGACCACTAACCCAGTACCATGAGTCAGGAACAAGTCTCAGTCGAAGCGGACGAAACGACGCTACTGGATACGTTCCGTCAGTTCTTCGCACTCGAACGGGACGTGCTCGTGCTGTCGCTGGCGATGTTCGCGTTCAGTCTTGGCTTCCAGATGACCAGCCGATACATTCCCGAGTACATCGTCGCACTTGGGGCGTCCGGATTCGTTGTCGGCCTCTTCGGAACTGTCAGCAACATTGTCTCGGCGGTATTCCCGTATCCTGGCGGCGCGATTTCGGACCGTCTCGGGTCGCGGTATGCACTCACGCTGTTCGGGTTGATTTCGACACTCGGATTCGGGGTTTGGTCGATCGCGCCACATCTCGGCGTGGTAACCGTCGTCGGCGTCGAAATCCAGCCTTGGATCTGGATCTTCGTTGGCCTGCTGCTAGCACAGGGCTGGAAGTCGTTCGGGCTGGGTGCAACGTTCGCCGTCGTCAAGTAGGCAACCGACCCCTCAAAGTTGGCCGCTGGCTTCGCTAGCACTGAGACGTTCCGGCGAACGGCCTTCCTCATCGGGCCGGTACTCGCGGCCGTCCTCATCA
This window contains:
- a CDS encoding DUF7437 domain-containing protein, encoding MAGAPIGDVGRDESGVSMFFAVQRLLTDADLAYFYTDLLLNSPTTVKRAMDRQGIVKSTAYKYANELAELGVAEERDEYEDGAALWTVEPVVGTWETETGELVVSPVIIAVYGASTANDDIAYFRERYGDAALLNAVGETDAYLRGEQTRRGIAAALDVPAAAGIAVSQAIEAIIGRISPVDPAFPNHGDDVHERTIADAPYVVDA
- a CDS encoding ImmA/IrrE family metallo-endopeptidase, translating into MSDAQTEAAVAFEDSSSRSESMTETIEAWVEDLITHVEEARGSEAFQEWLDVQSRFHDYSYRNTLLITLQCPEATKVAGYRAWQEEFDRYVQEGESAIWIWAPIITKQCPECENSPNYHERSDCEYDETPPEEWSEGLVGFRPASVFDVSQTEGEPLPELETAATGDAGDLVAVLEDAASELDVEVRIVDADEWIHGQAEGICKPRQSDESPLVEVRGRANEADLAVTLVHELAHALLHGAISDPLARSEQELEAEAVAYIVGRHCDLDTSNSSFYLAAWAGDDPEAIRERFGRISRTAQQLIDVVDSETA